Proteins encoded together in one Actinomycetota bacterium window:
- a CDS encoding DUF3536 domain-containing protein codes for MNKFICIHGHFYQPPRENPWLEFVELQDSAYPYHDWNDRISSECYAPNTASRIISPENKIIDIVNNYSKISFNFGPTLLSWLSVHRQAIYEAILEADRISMENFSGHGSALAQCYNHIIMPLANRRDKETQIIWGIEDFKHHFSRMPEGMWLPETAADMETLDLMAEHGIKFTILAPRQAQRTRSPGSQQWNEASGGAIDPRHPYLVRLPSGNNIAVFFYDGAISHDIGFGKLLEDGLGFAQRLVSAFSQDDKDQLVNIATDGETYGHHHRFGEMALSYCLYHLEANNLAKITNYGQYLQSHPPQLEAEIVENSSWSCAHGVCRWNENCGCHTGAHPEWNQQWRKPLRQAMDWLRDRCAEAYDKHSAAYLLSPWDARNNYIKVILDRSEDNVAKFMESHQSRQLAPEERVTLLKLCELQRHAMLIFTSCGWFFDDISGIESVQILMYAARALQLIQELTGQKLTEEFKEILSQAPSNKDAYQNGSRVYEQLVEPAILDLLRVGANYALSSIFEKYPEQTLLYCYQIKSHIYEKIKMGRQKLAIGRCSLTSTITGERTGLKFAVLHLGDHNLIGGIHHNGQEPSFDPIHKHIKESFLKSDIPHTISLMDQYFGSHNYSLWHLFKDKQREIISMVTKPALKEIEQAHRQIYDHNYPVMQAMNQMNIPLPPPFASALRFIFNTDLQKILSDRKAKTKKLGQLVDEIMRWPIQLDTKTISYVASQAITEMIRKLYQAPRDKMMLSAIKSLLQILQPLNLDYDLWEAQNLYFYLSRKTYPLLLEAAKDNDAHAREWVDYFQQLDQYMPSRSL; via the coding sequence ATGAACAAGTTTATCTGTATACACGGTCATTTTTACCAGCCTCCCCGGGAAAACCCCTGGCTGGAGTTTGTGGAGCTGCAGGATTCTGCTTATCCCTACCATGACTGGAATGACCGCATAAGCTCTGAATGTTATGCCCCCAATACCGCATCCAGGATAATATCACCGGAAAACAAAATCATAGATATAGTCAACAATTACTCTAAGATAAGCTTTAATTTTGGGCCTACCCTGCTGTCCTGGCTGTCTGTCCACCGACAGGCTATTTATGAAGCTATCCTGGAAGCAGACCGGATAAGCATGGAAAATTTTTCCGGGCACGGTTCTGCCCTGGCCCAGTGCTATAACCATATTATAATGCCCCTGGCTAACCGCAGGGATAAAGAAACCCAGATAATATGGGGCATTGAAGATTTCAAGCATCATTTTTCCCGGATGCCGGAAGGCATGTGGCTGCCGGAAACCGCAGCGGATATGGAGACTTTGGACCTAATGGCAGAACATGGCATCAAATTCACCATTCTGGCCCCCCGGCAGGCTCAACGGACCAGAAGCCCCGGAAGCCAGCAATGGAATGAGGCCAGTGGAGGGGCAATCGACCCCAGGCATCCCTATCTGGTAAGGCTGCCTTCCGGAAACAATATAGCCGTATTTTTTTATGACGGAGCCATATCCCATGATATTGGTTTTGGCAAGCTGTTGGAAGACGGCCTGGGTTTTGCCCAGCGCCTGGTTTCAGCTTTCAGCCAGGATGACAAGGACCAGCTGGTAAACATAGCCACTGACGGGGAGACCTACGGGCATCACCACCGTTTTGGGGAGATGGCCCTCTCTTATTGCCTTTATCACCTGGAGGCCAACAACCTGGCTAAAATCACCAATTACGGGCAATACCTGCAATCACATCCTCCCCAGCTGGAAGCAGAGATAGTAGAAAATTCCTCCTGGAGCTGTGCCCATGGGGTATGCCGGTGGAATGAAAACTGCGGCTGCCATACCGGTGCCCATCCTGAATGGAACCAGCAGTGGAGAAAGCCCCTGCGCCAGGCTATGGACTGGCTTAGGGACCGGTGTGCAGAAGCCTATGATAAGCATTCTGCGGCTTATCTGCTTAGTCCCTGGGATGCCCGCAATAACTATATTAAAGTTATATTGGACCGGTCAGAGGACAATGTAGCCAAGTTTATGGAAAGCCACCAGTCCCGGCAGCTGGCCCCGGAAGAAAGGGTAACCTTGCTCAAACTCTGTGAGCTGCAAAGGCATGCTATGCTTATCTTTACCAGCTGCGGCTGGTTCTTTGATGATATTTCAGGTATTGAATCGGTGCAGATACTAATGTATGCTGCCCGGGCCCTGCAGCTAATCCAGGAACTAACCGGCCAAAAACTAACCGAAGAATTTAAGGAAATCCTATCCCAGGCTCCCAGCAATAAAGATGCCTACCAAAACGGCAGCCGGGTCTATGAGCAGCTGGTAGAACCGGCCATACTGGACCTGCTGAGGGTAGGCGCCAATTATGCCCTTTCTTCCATATTTGAAAAATATCCGGAACAGACCCTGCTCTACTGTTACCAGATCAAGAGCCATATTTATGAAAAAATAAAAATGGGAAGACAAAAACTGGCAATAGGCAGGTGCAGCCTTACTTCCACCATTACCGGGGAGAGGACCGGCTTAAAATTTGCCGTGCTCCACCTGGGAGACCATAACCTTATCGGGGGCATACACCATAACGGGCAGGAACCATCTTTTGACCCAATCCATAAGCATATAAAGGAATCTTTTCTAAAAAGTGATATTCCCCATACCATTTCCCTGATGGACCAATATTTTGGTTCCCATAATTATTCCCTGTGGCATCTTTTTAAAGATAAACAGAGAGAGATCATATCCATGGTAACCAAGCCTGCCCTAAAAGAGATAGAGCAGGCCCACCGCCAGATATATGATCATAATTACCCGGTAATGCAGGCCATGAACCAGATGAACATTCCCTTGCCGCCGCCCTTTGCCTCTGCCCTTAGGTTTATCTTTAACACCGATTTACAAAAAATATTATCCGACCGAAAAGCCAAGACCAAAAAACTGGGCCAACTGGTAGATGAAATAATGCGCTGGCCCATACAGCTGGACACCAAAACCATAAGTTATGTAGCCAGCCAGGCCATAACTGAAATGATAAGAAAACTTTATCAAGCTCCCCGGGATAAAATGATGCTGTCCGCTATCAAGTCCCTGCTCCAGATACTGCAGCCCCTAAACCTTGATTATGACCTGTGGGAAGCCCAGAACCTTTATTTTTACCTAAGCAGGAAGACCTATCCCCTACTGCTGGAAGCAGCCAAGGACAATGATGCCCATGCCCGGGAATGGGTAGACTATTTCCAGCAGCTGGACCAGTATATGCCTTCAAGGAGCCT
- the glgB gene encoding 1,4-alpha-glucan branching protein GlgB: MRNKIPTLLTEDDIYLFNEGNHFRLYEKLGAHALQDGYYFALWAPNAQKVSVFGDFNQWNKEGFPLQPRSNSGIWEGYVPGLPAGSLYKFHIISRYNGYEVDKADPFGFCFEQPPRTAAVTTNFDYRWQDQDWEQQRPRVNSLDSPWAVYELHLGSWARKGEHNQWFTYRELAPMLADYIKRTHFTHVEFMPVMEHPFYGSWGYQITGFFSPTSRYGSPEDFMYLIDYLHQQGIGVILDWVPSHFPADQHGLGFFDGTHLYEHADTKKGLHPDWDSLIFNYGRNEVQSFLVSNAFFWLEKYHIDGLRLDAVASMLYLDYSRKEGQWIPNQYGGNENLEAIDFLRKLNTQVYEHYPHVQTIAEESTSWPMVSRPTYVGGLGFGLKWDMGWMHDTIEYFKKDPVYRKHHQDLLTFRMIYAFQENFMLALSHDEVVHGKGSMLGKMPGDYWQKFANLRLLLAYMYTQPGKKMLFMGIELGQWSEWDHEKSLDWSLLDYEAHQKLNRLVSDLNSLYRNEPALHQLDFSYQGFCWVDCSDYMSSVISYLRQGKDNSQVMLIAANFTPVIREGYRLGVPLEGYWQEIVNTDSQDYGGSNVGNLGGQKSRAIPYHGQPCSVNLTLPPLALVILKYQG; the protein is encoded by the coding sequence ATGAGAAATAAAATACCAACCTTGCTAACCGAAGATGATATCTACCTGTTCAATGAAGGAAACCATTTCCGGCTTTATGAAAAATTAGGGGCACATGCCTTACAGGACGGCTATTATTTTGCCCTGTGGGCTCCCAATGCCCAAAAGGTATCGGTGTTTGGGGATTTTAACCAGTGGAACAAGGAAGGCTTTCCCCTGCAGCCCAGGTCAAATTCAGGCATTTGGGAAGGGTATGTGCCAGGCCTGCCTGCAGGAAGCCTGTACAAATTCCATATTATATCCCGCTATAACGGCTATGAGGTAGACAAGGCTGACCCTTTTGGCTTTTGCTTTGAACAACCTCCCCGCACCGCAGCAGTAACCACTAATTTTGATTACCGCTGGCAGGACCAGGATTGGGAACAGCAGAGACCCAGGGTAAACAGCCTGGATTCACCCTGGGCGGTCTACGAGCTCCACCTGGGCTCCTGGGCCAGAAAGGGGGAGCATAACCAATGGTTTACCTACCGGGAGCTGGCCCCTATGCTGGCAGACTATATTAAACGTACCCATTTTACCCATGTGGAATTCATGCCGGTAATGGAGCATCCTTTTTACGGCTCCTGGGGTTATCAGATTACCGGTTTTTTCAGCCCTACTTCCCGCTATGGAAGCCCGGAAGATTTTATGTATTTGATAGATTACCTGCACCAGCAGGGCATAGGGGTAATATTGGACTGGGTCCCCTCCCATTTTCCTGCCGATCAGCACGGGCTGGGTTTTTTTGATGGTACCCACCTCTACGAACATGCCGATACCAAAAAAGGGCTGCACCCAGACTGGGACTCCCTGATATTTAACTATGGCCGCAATGAGGTCCAGTCTTTTCTGGTAAGCAATGCTTTTTTCTGGCTGGAAAAATATCATATAGACGGCCTGAGGCTGGATGCAGTGGCTTCCATGCTATATTTGGATTATTCCAGGAAAGAAGGCCAGTGGATCCCCAACCAGTATGGGGGAAATGAAAACCTGGAAGCCATTGATTTCTTGCGCAAGCTCAACACCCAGGTATATGAACACTATCCCCATGTCCAGACCATAGCCGAAGAGTCCACCTCCTGGCCCATGGTTTCCAGGCCTACCTATGTAGGCGGATTGGGGTTTGGGCTAAAATGGGATATGGGTTGGATGCACGATACCATAGAATACTTTAAAAAAGACCCGGTTTACCGCAAGCATCACCAGGACTTACTTACTTTCCGCATGATTTATGCCTTTCAGGAAAACTTTATGCTGGCCTTGTCCCACGATGAAGTGGTGCATGGAAAGGGTTCCATGCTGGGCAAGATGCCTGGTGACTACTGGCAGAAATTTGCAAATTTAAGGCTGCTGCTGGCCTATATGTATACCCAGCCCGGAAAGAAAATGCTGTTTATGGGCATAGAGCTGGGCCAATGGTCGGAATGGGACCATGAAAAAAGCCTGGATTGGAGCCTGCTGGATTACGAGGCTCACCAGAAATTAAACCGGCTGGTAAGCGATCTTAACAGCCTGTATAGGAATGAACCTGCACTGCATCAGCTGGATTTTTCCTATCAGGGCTTTTGCTGGGTAGACTGCAGCGATTACATGTCCAGCGTAATCTCTTACCTGCGCCAGGGAAAAGATAATTCGCAGGTAATGCTAATAGCTGCTAATTTTACTCCGGTAATCAGGGAAGGATACCGCCTGGGAGTACCCCTTGAGGGATACTGGCAGGAGATAGTTAATACTGACTCCCAGGATTATGGGGGCAGCAATGTGGGCAATCTGGGGGGACAAAAAAGCCGTGCTATCCCCTATCACGGCCAGCCCTGCTCCGTTAACCTTACCCTGCCTCCCCTGGCCCTGGTAATCTTAAAATACCAAGGTTAA